In Mobula birostris isolate sMobBir1 unplaced genomic scaffold, sMobBir1.hap1 scaffold_838, whole genome shotgun sequence, a genomic segment contains:
- the mdp1 gene encoding magnesium-dependent phosphatase 1: protein MSKPSLAVFDLDYTLWPFWVDTHVDPPFKKSRTGEILDSIGRTIHLYPEVRDVLQSLHQDGILIAAASRTGEVEGAEQLLRLFSLDHYFCQREIYPGSKVTHFRRIREGTGLSYDQMIFFDDEHRNIVEVGKLGVLCVPVSKGMSLKLLQKGLVEFARRSGAGGGALEQ from the exons ATGAGCAAGCCTAGCCTGGCGGTGTTCGACCTGG ATTATACCCTCTGGCCATTTTGGGTGGATACTCATGTAGACCCACCCTTCAAGAAAAGCAG GACGGGTGAGATTTTGGACAGCATTGGCCGTACCATCCACCTATACCCGGAGGTGCGAGACGTGCTGCAGAGTCTACACCAGGATGGGATCCTGATCGCTGCTGCGTCCCG caCAGGCGAGGTGGAGGGAGCCGAGCAGCTGCTGCGTCTCTTCAGTCTGGATCACTACTTCTGCCAACGGGAGATCTACCCGGGATCCAAGGTCACCCACTTCCGCAG aatcAGAGAGGGGACAGGCCTGTCGTACGACCAGATGATCTTCTTCGACGATGAGCACCGGAACATTGTGGAGGTCGGCAAGTTAG GAGTTCTCTGCGTCCCGGTCAGCAAGGGGATGTCACTGAAGCTGCTGCAGAAAGGGCTGGTGGAATTCGCTCGGCGATCGGGAGCAGGCGGCGGGGCGCTGGAGCAGTGA